GAAAATTCCTTCTTCTTATTTCTACAATCGGGGCCGCATTAGCCGGCGCTTATTATTTTATGAAGAGTAAAAACAGCTCTCCCGCAGAAGAGGACGACGATTACGAAGATCTGGATGACGATTCCGATGAAGATGACGGTCAGAATGGCGGGGAGCGTTCCTATGTTTCCCTGAATTCCGGTGATAAGGCAAATGCAGAGAACGCTGATGACTCAACGGTAGAAGAATTTTTCGACGATGACGACGACGGTTCTTTAGATGCAATCTGACAAGATCCGGACTCCGCTCTCTATCTCATCTTCGTGAAGTCCGGCATACCCTAATATCAATGTAGGCTGCCAGTCCTCTGGCAGTCTTCCGATATAGGTATCTGACATTCCATATAATTTCATGTCTCTCTCTGCTGCCAGGCGCAGCAATTCCTGTTCTGTTTTTCCCCCATGGCAATGGAGAAGCAGATGCAGACCGGCATTTTCTCCCGATACCGTCACATGGTTTAAATATTTTTTGCAGCACAAAAGCAGTCTGTCATGTCTGCTCTTATATATTTTGCGCATTTTATTCAAATGCCGTTCAAAAGCCCCGTCGCGAATAAATTCATGCAGCACAGACTGATCAAGGCGGGATACGGTGGAAGAAAAGAACATGCACTGACTCCGGTAACGCTCCAGCAGACTCTCCGGCAATACCATATAGCTGACACGGATCGCAGGAGCGATAGCCTTGGAAAAAGTCCCGATATAGATCACCCTGCCTGCCTTGTCGGACGCCTGCAGTGAGGGGACAGGCTTGCCCCGGTAACGAAATTCACTGTCGTAATCATCCTCAATCAGATAGCGCTCCGCTCCCGACGAAGCCCATCGAAGCAACTCCAGACGCCTGCCGATCGGCATGACAATCCCCATCGGAAACTGGTGGGAAGGCATCACATAGGCCAGATCCGCGCCGCTCTCCTCGAGCAGATCCACCCGCATCCCCGACTCATCCATGGGCACCATCTTCACCTCATAGGCAAACGAACAAAAGATCCGGTATGCCCGCTTATAAGTTGGATTTTCAAGAGCAACTTTCCTCCTGCCACCCAGTATCTTCTCCAAAAGCAGGAGCAGATAATCATTTCCCGCGCCGATTATAATCTGCTGCGGCCTGCAGTTGACTCCCCTGGATGTATGGAGGTAATGGCAGATCGTGCTGCGCAGCTCCCTGTCTCCCTGCGGATGTCCCAGTGCAAACAATTCCTTCCGGTCATCAGTCAGCATCTCTTTCGTAATTTTCTTCCATGTGCCAAAAGGAAAACTGCCAAGTTCCACCACATTCGGAGAAAAGTCGTACCGAAACCGGGGCTGCTCTGCCTCGTCGCTCTCGCTCCTTCTCTCCATCCGACACTCCAGATCATACAGTTCTTCGATTTTACATACAAAAAAGCCTTTATACGGACGGGACTCAATATATCCCTCCGATAAAAGCTGTCCATAGGCAAGATCCACCGTACTTCTTGATACCTGCAGATATTCTGCCAGAAAACGAGTAGAAGGGAGCTTTTCCTGATACCGCAGCTTCCCTTCCCTGATCTCCTGTCTGATATGGTCGTAAATCTGCTCGTACAAGTGTCTGCCACTGCGGCTGTCCAGTTCCATAACCAGATCATTCATATTTATTATTGTCCTTTTGTACTTTTTACGATCTCATCTTTCAGATCACGGGCCCTGTCTTTGATCCTCGCGCCAGCTTCCCGGGAGGCAATAATGCCGGACACGAGCTTCATCGCCGCGTCATATTCCCCGTAGCGCAGAGAGAGTGCTGCGATCAGATAGTCCACCGTGCTCTCATCCATACCGCAGAGCGGGTAGTCTTCCTTCAGGTTGGCCTGTTCAAACCCTCCCTTGGCGCTTCGCAGATATTCATCTTCCTGTTTTGCCAGTTCTTCCCGCTTCGCTTCCTGCCCTTCTTCCCCCTCCAGACTCTGCCTCCATGCCCGCAGCAGCCAGCCGCATCGCAGACAGATAAATGCCTTTTCGCTGTCATCCGCGTTCTTCGCCATACTGTTAATCAGCGCCATTTTATAGCGAAAGAAAGCATCCTCATAAGAATAAGTTGTTTTTGCCTCTCTCGGCTTATAAGCAGTACAGACCTTTTCCAGGATCTGGCGCTTCTGCACTTGCGTGACCGTATCAAAGTAACGTTCCAGGGCGGTATACCCACACTGAGGACACAGTACCACATCGTACTTCAACGTATTGACCGTTTCATAGATCGGACGCAGATCAATATCCGAACCGATCATCCTTGCTTT
The sequence above is a segment of the Lachnospiraceae bacterium JLR.KK008 genome. Coding sequences within it:
- a CDS encoding PLP-dependent aminotransferase family protein; this translates as MNDLVMELDSRSGRHLYEQIYDHIRQEIREGKLRYQEKLPSTRFLAEYLQVSRSTVDLAYGQLLSEGYIESRPYKGFFVCKIEELYDLECRMERRSESDEAEQPRFRYDFSPNVVELGSFPFGTWKKITKEMLTDDRKELFALGHPQGDRELRSTICHYLHTSRGVNCRPQQIIIGAGNDYLLLLLEKILGGRRKVALENPTYKRAYRIFCSFAYEVKMVPMDESGMRVDLLEESGADLAYVMPSHQFPMGIVMPIGRRLELLRWASSGAERYLIEDDYDSEFRYRGKPVPSLQASDKAGRVIYIGTFSKAIAPAIRVSYMVLPESLLERYRSQCMFFSSTVSRLDQSVLHEFIRDGAFERHLNKMRKIYKSRHDRLLLCCKKYLNHVTVSGENAGLHLLLHCHGGKTEQELLRLAAERDMKLYGMSDTYIGRLPEDWQPTLILGYAGLHEDEIESGVRILSDCI
- a CDS encoding DUF2225 domain-containing protein; this encodes MSEVSGNAGGCPSDEQYVFGKNHTCPICELEFKNPTVKSSKARMIGSDIDLRPIYETVNTLKYDVVLCPQCGYTALERYFDTVTQVQKRQILEKVCTAYKPREAKTTYSYEDAFFRYKMALINSMAKNADDSEKAFICLRCGWLLRAWRQSLEGEEGQEAKREELAKQEDEYLRSAKGGFEQANLKEDYPLCGMDESTVDYLIAALSLRYGEYDAAMKLVSGIIASREAGARIKDRARDLKDEIVKSTKGQ